The Limnospira fusiformis SAG 85.79 genomic interval CTGTGCTGTTAGGGAATATTTTTCACCCTCATCGCACCATTGGGCTATAATAACCCCAGTTGTGCAAAATGGCATCTGCTCAACAGTTTCCCGACCACTGAGTAACAAATTAGTGCTGTGGCTCACACTTTTTTAATGGAACCTGGTCAGTGGCTGGTGGAAGGAACCTGGCTAGATCGTAATCAAGCGCCTATCAGCGTTCGTGGTAAAACATTAGTTGCATGGCATCAGAGTGAGTGGTTCAGTCTGGTGACTAAGTTGGTGTTTCCACGAAGCGATCGTGATGACATCATTTTGCAGTATCGAGGACGACTCGACAACAACGAACGTCAGTACACCTTTTTAATGCAGCATAGCGCATTAGGTAAGGTCGAAGGGGAAGGCTTAATCAGTCCCTCCCTAATTGTCCAACGATTTTGGGTGCTTGGGGATGAACGACAGCGACGCAGTGGTTTGGAAAGTTTCCGCCGCTTTGACAACAATCGATATTATTATTCTAGTGGCATTATGGCTGGTCATCATCTCAATCTCTCCAGCATCATGGAAGCTACCTTAGAACGAAAAACTTAAATCGGTATTGTTTTCATCTATTAATTACCCGGTCGGTGGGGGCGGGTTTATTAATATTGTCGTCGATAATTCAGAATTGACAGCAGAACCCGCCCCTACAATTATAACTTAAATCGGTATTGTTTTCATCTATTAATTACCCGGTCGGTGACGGCGGGTTTATTAATATTGTCGTCGATAATTGAGAATTACCCGGTCGGTGGGGGCGGGTTTATTAATATTGTCGTCGATAATTCAGAATTGACAGCAGAACCCGCCCCTACAATTATAACTTAAATCGGTATTGTTTTCATCTATTAATTACCCGGTCGGTGACGGCGGGTTTATTAATATTGTCGTCGATAATTGAGAATTACCCGGTCGGTGGGGGCGGGTTTATTAATATTGTCGTCGATAATTCAGAATTACCCGGTCGGTGGGGGCGGGTTTATTAATATTGTCGTCGATAATTCAGAATTGACAGCAGAACGCGCCCCTACAATTATAACTTAAATCGGTATTGTTTTCATCTATTAATTACCCGGTCGGTGACGGCGGGTTTATTAATATTGTCGTCGATAATTGAGAATTACCCGGTCGGTGACGGCGGGTTTATTAATATTGTCGTCGATAATTGATAATTACCCGGTCGGTGGGGGCGGGTTTATTAATATTGTCGTCGATAATTCCGAATTGACAGCAGAACGCGCCCCTACAATTATAACTTAAATCGGTATTGTTTTCATCTATTAATTACCCGGTCGGTGACGGCGGGTTTATTAATATTGTCGTCGATAATTGAGAATTACACGGTCGGTGGGGGCGGGTTTATTAATATTGTCGTCGATAATTGAGAATTACCCGGTCGGTGGGGGCGGGTTTATTAATATTGTCGTCGATAATTCAGAATTGACAGCAGAACCCGCCCCTACAATTATTAATTATTAATTATTAATTATTAATTATTAATTATTAATTATCAATATCCCATTTTTCTGAAGATTCGGCGGCTTTTGGAGATAACGATCGCTCTAGATCATATAATCCAGTAGGTGGGGAAATCTTGGGTTTTTGAGGTGGGGGCTGTTTGTGACCCCGCCGCCGTTGGGAGGTCTGTTCTTCGCTGGTATTTTCAGTAATTACCTCATACAAAACCGCCCGTTTTCCGGTTTGGCTTCCCTTACGCAATACCCTTCCTAGACGTTGGATATATTCCCGCTCCGACCCAGTACCTGATAAAATAATTGCGATTTTGGCATCAGGAACATCAACCCCTTCATTCAGAACATGGGAAGCCACGAGGGTTCGATACTCTCCTTGGCGAAATTTATCCAGGATTTGATGACGTTCTTTCACAGGTGTTTGATGGGTGATAGCCGGGATTAAGAAATCTTGGGAAATTCGATAAACTGTAGTATTATCTACTGTAAAAATTAGGGTTCTTTCGGGATAATTTTTGCTGATAATGTCGGCTAATATCCTTAACTTTCCATCAGTACAAAGGGCGATTTCTTTAGCTTGACGATGGGCTAACATCGCCCGACGACCAGAAGCCGATCGCCCACTGACCATCACAAATTGTTTCCAACCGTCTAAACTACCTAGGCGGATATTTTGGTTTTTGAGAAAATCGTTTCTAACTTTAATTAACTCTTGATAGCGATCGCGTTCAGGTTCCGACAGTTTAACTTTAATCTGCACAATATCATGCTCTGCTAAAGCCACCCCCGCTAATTGTTCCGGTGTGCGATGATAAACCGTAGGACCGATTAAATGGTTTAAATCACTGTGACGACCGTCAGACCTATCTGGGGTCGCGGTTAGTCCTAGACGATAGGGGGCGATCGCATATTCTGCAATGACTCGATAGAAGTCTGTGGGGAGGTGGTGACATTCATCAAACACCAATAAACCATAGCGATTTCCCAGGGTTTCCGCCTGCAAGGTGGCTGAGTCGTATGTGGCGACCAAAATTGATGTTTTATCCCGTGAACCGCCCCCCAACAGCCCAATATCCGCCTCTGGGAAAGCAGCTACTAGGTGGGCATACCACTGGTGCATTAAATCTAGGGTCGGCACCACCACTAGGGTACTACAGGCGATCGCTTCTATAGCCAATTGCGCCAGGTAGGTTTTTCCCGAAGCTGTCGGTAATACCACAACTCCCCTATTCCCGCCATTTTCCCAGGCGCTTAAAGCCTCTTGTTGATGCACATAAGGCGACATTTCTAGGCGGGAAACTAACTTTAAGGGATGGAAGATTTTGGCTTCGTCAAGAAAATCTACTTTTTCCTCTTGTAAACACTTGATCAGAAAAGGGTAAGAAATCGCAGGTACACGAAACTTCTCTACCCGATCATCCCAAAC includes:
- a CDS encoding DEAD/DEAH box helicase, whose product is MPRLPKLTFERGTLTLHPPPRGRGWIDYAVWDDRVEKFRVPAISYPFLIKCLQEEKVDFLDEAKIFHPLKLVSRLEMSPYVHQQEALSAWENGGNRGVVVLPTASGKTYLAQLAIEAIACSTLVVVPTLDLMHQWYAHLVAAFPEADIGLLGGGSRDKTSILVATYDSATLQAETLGNRYGLLVFDECHHLPTDFYRVIAEYAIAPYRLGLTATPDRSDGRHSDLNHLIGPTVYHRTPEQLAGVALAEHDIVQIKVKLSEPERDRYQELIKVRNDFLKNQNIRLGSLDGWKQFVMVSGRSASGRRAMLAHRQAKEIALCTDGKLRILADIISKNYPERTLIFTVDNTTVYRISQDFLIPAITHQTPVKERHQILDKFRQGEYRTLVASHVLNEGVDVPDAKIAIILSGTGSEREYIQRLGRVLRKGSQTGKRAVLYEVITENTSEEQTSQRRRGHKQPPPQKPKISPPTGLYDLERSLSPKAAESSEKWDIDN